From Chryseobacterium sp. IHB B 17019, one genomic window encodes:
- a CDS encoding class I SAM-dependent methyltransferase: protein MKDTGERHILNNNFKNKSELYLHLMHIATYEYAKNLVKNKKVLDFGCGSGYGTHILSENAESIVGVDISNEAVDYAKNEYNSPNLSFMTISELENEKFDIITSFQVIEHVPNDNEYVAKLNKMLKPGGTLIISTPDKKHRLFKYIQQPWNIFHLKEYTSESLRKLLVKHFKKVEILKIGSDSDLVLEEIKRTKKQRIIVLPATLFIFPYFLRVFLLKLQNNIFDFIKKAKLNNQQNTSQNHIATNDFTSKYSYEDILFKKDMLYSTDLLAICRNEE, encoded by the coding sequence ATGAAAGACACTGGCGAGAGACATATATTAAATAATAATTTTAAAAATAAATCTGAATTATACCTTCATTTAATGCATATTGCTACTTATGAATATGCTAAAAACCTGGTCAAAAATAAAAAAGTTTTAGACTTTGGGTGTGGTTCCGGATATGGTACGCATATTTTATCAGAAAATGCAGAAAGTATAGTTGGCGTCGATATAAGTAATGAAGCTGTTGATTATGCAAAAAATGAATACAATTCTCCTAACTTAAGTTTCATGACAATATCTGAACTTGAAAATGAAAAGTTTGATATTATAACTTCTTTCCAAGTTATAGAACATGTTCCCAATGATAATGAATATGTAGCTAAATTAAACAAAATGTTGAAGCCCGGCGGAACTTTAATCATTTCAACTCCGGATAAAAAACACAGACTTTTCAAATACATCCAACAACCTTGGAATATTTTTCATCTCAAAGAATATACTTCTGAAAGTTTAAGGAAACTTCTTGTAAAACATTTTAAGAAAGTAGAGATTTTGAAAATAGGGTCAGATTCAGATTTGGTCTTGGAGGAAATTAAAAGAACAAAAAAGCAAAGAATAATTGTGCTTCCTGCAACATTATTCATTTTTCCTTACTTTTTAAGAGTTTTCCTTTTAAAACTTCAGAATAACATATTTGATTTTATAAAAAAGGCCAAACTCAACAATCAGCAAAATACTTCACAAAATCATATTGCAACAAATGATTTTACATCAAAATATTCTTATGAAGATATTCTATTTAAAAAGGATATGTTATATTCTACAGATTTATTGGCAATTTGTAGAAATGAAGAATAA
- a CDS encoding metallophosphoesterase, with translation MQRNFLIIAALFLLLEVYIYQAIRTLTDNSWIKAGYWVITLAVYGLFAYEITHFNRADRSTVRMQIMISVFLVFILPKIFIVLFLLIDDIFRTGGYLVGLARPTENFFPERRKFLSLMGLGLGGVLSALFIDGITFGKYRHKVRKVKVKLSNLPKSFQGYKIIQISDVHSGSFSDPSRLEHAITLINEQNPDLVLFTGDMVNNVADEFKPFIPLFSKIKAKDGKFAVLGNHDYGDYVNWTSLDAKKQNLEALISYEKQAGFDMLRNENRIIEKNGEKLYILGVENWGLKPFPQFGKLDDALKDVPESATKILMSHDPTHFDYVVKKHPGNVHLTLSGHTHGMQFGLDLKNIKWSPVQYKYPKWADLYESEGKMLYVNRGFGVLGYPGRVGVLPEITLFELA, from the coding sequence ATGCAAAGAAATTTTTTAATTATTGCCGCCCTTTTTCTTCTTTTAGAAGTGTATATTTATCAGGCAATAAGAACATTAACGGATAATTCCTGGATAAAAGCCGGCTATTGGGTAATCACATTGGCTGTGTATGGGCTTTTCGCCTATGAAATCACACACTTCAACAGAGCAGACAGAAGTACGGTAAGAATGCAGATCATGATATCCGTATTTTTAGTTTTTATCCTTCCTAAAATTTTCATCGTTTTATTTTTATTAATTGATGATATTTTCAGGACCGGGGGGTATCTTGTAGGATTAGCACGTCCTACTGAAAACTTTTTCCCGGAAAGAAGAAAATTTTTAAGTTTAATGGGATTAGGCTTAGGAGGTGTGCTTTCGGCTTTATTTATTGATGGAATTACCTTCGGAAAATACCGCCATAAAGTAAGAAAGGTAAAAGTAAAGTTATCCAATCTTCCCAAAAGCTTCCAAGGATATAAGATTATCCAAATTTCAGATGTCCACAGCGGAAGTTTTTCAGATCCAAGCAGACTGGAACATGCCATCACCCTGATTAATGAACAAAATCCGGATTTGGTCCTGTTTACAGGAGATATGGTGAATAATGTTGCAGATGAATTCAAACCGTTCATCCCTTTATTTTCAAAAATAAAAGCTAAGGACGGCAAATTTGCGGTTCTTGGGAACCACGATTACGGAGACTACGTCAACTGGACTTCACTGGATGCCAAAAAACAAAACCTTGAAGCTTTAATCAGTTATGAAAAGCAGGCCGGATTTGATATGCTTCGCAACGAAAATAGAATCATTGAGAAAAACGGTGAAAAACTATACATTTTAGGCGTTGAAAACTGGGGATTAAAACCTTTTCCACAATTCGGGAAATTGGATGATGCTTTAAAAGACGTACCGGAATCTGCAACAAAAATCTTAATGAGCCATGACCCAACCCATTTCGATTATGTGGTAAAAAAACACCCCGGAAACGTTCATTTAACGCTTTCAGGGCATACACACGGCATGCAGTTTGGTTTGGATTTGAAAAACATAAAATGGTCTCCCGTACAATATAAATATCCAAAATGGGCAGATTTGTACGAAAGCGAAGGGAAAATGTTATATGTAAACAGAGGATTTGGAGTTTTGGGCTATCCGGGAAGAGTTGGAGTTTTGCCTGAAATTACGCTTTTTGAATTGGCTTAA